ACTATCCACAACCAGTATTCTTTTTTGCTTATACCAAAATGTGTGCTGTAAGGGTAGTACCGTAACGCTATCGGCAAAATTACCTTTTGCGTATGCTTTTAAGTTCCAATTTTCAAGTGCTATGCTATCATTACTATAAAAGTATGTAATGCCGCTCTGTTTGTACGCTATAAGGCTATTTGCCCAGTTATTAAATACAACAAACTCATTGCTATTGGTACGTTGCCACTTTGTTACAATGTAAATGCTTTGGAATAGTATTATGGCACAAAGCAACGCAACCGTACGCTTGTATTTTTTTTGGAACCCCCACAATACCGCAGCTATAATAATTCCGTATAACGATGCTGTTAGTGGGAGTGTAAAAGAAATATCTTTTATTACTAACCCTTTAAACGAAGCTATCCAGCCTATAAACCCGTTCATGCACTCTATTAAAAACGCCAATACTTTGCCAACTAGCAAAGCCAAATTGCTATATATGTAGTTAATTATTACTACTACAATACCCATTACAAGTACAACGGTAACAGCGGGTATTGCAACAATATTGGCAATGGGGAAAAGCGCAGGAAACTGCCCAAAATAATACAACGTTAACGGTAGTACGCCAAGTTGCGCCACTAAGGATATTACGACAACGTCTGCAAAATAATTGACTACCTTATATTTAGAAATTTTTATTTTACGATACAGTGGCTGTAACCAAACAATACTAAATACCGCAGCATAACTAAGCTGAAAGCCAACATCGAATAAAAAAGATGGCTTTGCCAATAACAGTACCAACATAGAAACAGCTATAGAGTTAAAGGTATTGGCATTACGATTAAAATATAGCCCTATACTTACAAAACTAAACATAACAACAGCTCTTACCACAGATGCTGATAACCCTGCAACTATAGCAAACGACCACAGAAAGGCAAGTATTAGCAGTAATTGAATTAGCCTACCCTTTTTACGAAATCGGGTTAAAGGTTTTAGAATAAGATTGATAATGTAAAAAAGTATGGCTATGTGTAAACCTGATATGGCAAGTATGTGTATAACGCCTGCATCTATATAATCTTGGTTAATGTCCTTATCCATATCTTGCCGTTGCCCTAATAATAGTGCCTTAATAACATTCATAACCTTTGGGCTATAATTATGCTGATTAAAGCTGCTTATAAGGTCATTACGAAAGCATTCAATATAATAATCGGTATTTTTTAGCTGACCAGCTTTAATGTGGTTACTCTTTAGTTTTATCTGATGAAATATATTCTGCCGTTCCATGTAAGCTGCATAGTCAAACTGGTACGGATTTCCTGCTTTTGTAATAGGCTGAGGGGAATCGTATATAACAATAATATCACCTGCATTTAAAAGCTCAGGAAATTTTTTCTTCGATGCTGTTACTAAAATTTTTCCAGTAGCGTATTGTCCGTTTACCGCCTGTACTTTTAAATAATACTTTTCGCTAAAGTTATTAGGTTTAATGCGTTCAGAAATGTACCCTTTTATAGTAGGCTTTTCAGAATCATCAATCATACGAGTATAGTGTGCATTGTGGTTGGGTGCATAATGTAATGATGCAACCCATATACCCAATACCAACGCTGCAATACCTACACTAATGGTAAAATAGGGTTTGGGGAGCAACTCTTTTAACGAAAAGCGGTAAGCCATTACTAAAGCTGCAAAAGCCACTGCCATAATAGCAGATGCCGTTATTGGTTGTATACTATTATTGCTGCCCAAGGCTATGCCTATTGCTGCTATTATTGTAATTGGGATAATGGGGTATTTCAATATCGTCATAAGTTGGTTTTGGATATTGAATGTTTTTTGCTTATTGCAAATTAATCTGCTATAATTCGGTTCGCCTGTACAAAGTTTCTTTTGTAATAGGCTTCGTTCATAGATGATACGGTTACCCCTAGGTGTAATGTAGCATGTAAAAATTTAATTTCGCCATCTGGTGTTACCTCTATTACAAGCCCTACATGGTTTATGTTTTTTCTGCTTGTTCTGTTATCAAAAAACAAAAGATCGCCCTTTTTTACTTTTTTGAGTTTTACTTTTTCCCCCATTCTAGCCATTTCACGAGAGGTTCGTGGTAATACAATATTAAAGGTGTTAAAAGTGGTATATATCATACCACTACAATCTACACCGTTTTGTGTAGTGCCACCTCTTCGGTATTTAGCCCCCTCAAATTCCAGAGCACTGTACACTAACTGCTTAATGAGATAGCTTTCATCGGGAGCGGGTATAAAATCGGGGTCGGGTTCAGGATCTGTTATTAAACCTATATATTGCTTTACAGTAGCTGTGTTTCCAGATGTTCCTTCTGTTGGAGTATCGGTTAAGTCACCAGATAATTCATCCAATACTTCGGTTAGAGCGCCGTTATCGTGTTCAGTATACGAGTACAGCCCCTTATCTATAGCTTCCTGTTTGGATGTAGTTATTTGTGCTGATGATTTCCAAGAAACCAATAGCAAAGCTAAAAACGATATCGATAAGAGTATTTTCAAAATAATAGTTTAATTAGCTGCTGTTGCTTACAAATATAGAAATTTTTTAAAACGGTAGTTAGCTCTTATTTAACGTGCTCAATTATTAGTTTTGCTGTATTAGCACTAGCACCTGCACCACCTAATTTTTGTTCTAAAGCATTATAATCCGCCAATAGTTTTTCACGATGCGGAGTATCGAGTATTTTTTGAAGCTCTGCTTTTATGTTCTTTTTATTAAAGTCGCCTTGTATCAGCTCTTTAACAACTTCCTTATCCATAATCAAATTCACTAAGGAAATATATTTTAAGGTAATAATACGCTTTGCAATTTGGTACGATATCCAGTTGCCCTTGTAGCACACCACTTCGGGTACTTTAAATAAAGCAGTTTCAAGTGTTGCTGTACCCGATGTTACTAAGGCAGCATGTGCAATGCTCAATAAATCGTACGTTTTATTGCTTACAAAGTGGATGCTTCTTTTGTTTAAAAATTGTTCATAAAAGTTATACTCTTGGCTTGGTGCGCCTGCAATTACAAATTGATAGTTTGGGAAATCGTCTACTACCGATAGCATTACCGACAACATTACGGATATTTCCTGCTTACGGCTGCCTGGTAGCAATGCTATAACAGGGCGGTCGTCTAAATTGTGTTCTTTTCGGAATGCTTCATTATCCGTTGTAGGTCTGTTTTGTATTGCATCAATAAGCGGATGCCCCACAAACTCTACAGGAAATTGATGCTTTTTTTCGTAAAAATCCTTCTCAAAAGGCAATATAATATACATTTTGTCTACATCGCGCTTAATGGCTTTAATGCGGTTTTCTTTCCAAGCCCATATTTGTGGCGAAATGTAATAATGCGTTTTTAGCCCTTGTTTACGTGCCCATTTGGCAATGCGCATGTTAAAGCCAGGATAGTCTATAAATACAATTACATCGGGGTTAAAAGCAGTAATATCTTCTTTACAAAATGTAATGTTGTTTAGTATTGTTTTTAAGTTTTGTAGTACCTCCACAAACCCCATAAAAGCCAAATCACGATAATGTTTTACCAGTGTTCCTCCTACTTGTTCCATAAGGTCGCCACCCCAAAAGCGTATTTCCGCTTGGTTATCCTGTTTGTATAACTCTTTCATGAGGTTAGCACCATGTAAGTCGCCCGATGCTTCGCCCGCAATTATGTAATATTTCATGGGTCTAATTTATCTCTCAAAAATAGTGTTTATTTTATTTGTAGTATATATAAAAAAACAGCCTGTGCATAGCACAGGCTGTTTAACGCTTATGTTGTTTTACTTATTGTTTGGTAAATACAAGTGTTGCACCTACAAACGAGTACGTAATATCGCCGTTATCCTCCACAGGTACGTCAACAAGTTCAGGTATGGTTACCGTTAGTGTATTACCCGATCGTGCAAATATTGCAGTTTCAGTTTCGCCATCTCCGTAATCAAAAACTACTGATACCGAGTTGTCAGAAACAGTATACATTCCAACTTCTGGCTCTGCTCCAATACAATCAATAGAATATTCGTAAGAATCCTCAGTACCAATAACAAGGTCAAGCTCTATATCAAGCTCTTCTAGGTTGAATATTGCTGAGTTTTCATTGGCAAAAACGATACTAGAATTACCATAGCACCCTGATTCAGCAATAAAATTAGTTGATGCCGTTCCGTCGTTATTAATATCAGCAGCTTCGTTAGTTGTAAAAGCGGTAAGATTCCATGTTCCGTTTACTGATACGTTACCAGTTGAATCCCCATCATCATCAGAACAAGATACTGTTAACAGTGCCGCAGCAGCAAGAATCATTAATTTTTTCATATAAAAAGTTTTAAAATTTTGTGTAAATATACTTTTTCGAATTAAAATTCAAACAATAACGTAATATTTAACTAAACGCTTAAAAATTCCAGTTGTTAATTTTTTGCATAGCATGGTAGGCTGTTAAATCGTATTGCACGGGCACGATGGATACATATCCGTTTGCCAAAGCCCATTCATCCGTATCCTCGCCATTATCCATATTAACAAATTCACCACTTAACCAATAATAATCTCTTCCTTGCGGGTTGGTACGTTTATCAAACTGCTCTTGCCAGCTTGCTTTTGCCTGTCGGCATACTTTTATGCCTTTAATTTTAGCGGCTGTTAGTTTTGGTAAATTTACATTAAGTATAACACCATCGGGTAAACCGTTTTTTAATACCTCTTGCGCAATTTGCTTTACAAACGTTTTTGTAGGTTCAAAATCAGCATTCCAATCATAATCGCATAACGAAAAACCAATGGCAGGTATGCCTTCCATGCCTGCCTCTACAGCAGCACTCATGGTACCCGAGTAAATTACATTGATGGATGAGTTAGAACCATGATTAATACCCGAAACACAAAGGTCGGGTTTACGTTTTAGTATTTCGTGTACTGCTACTTTTACACTATCTACAGGAGTGCCCGAGCAGCTATACTCCTGTGTTGCATCGCCGTCTTTAGTAATCTTATTTACAAAAAGTGTATTGTTTATGGTTATGGAATGTCCTGTTGCCGATTGCGGACTATCGGGTGCTACCACCACTACATCACCAATTTCTTGCATTACCGCTATAAGCGTTCTAATTCCAGGAGCCGTTATACCATCGTCGTTAGTTACCAGTATAAGTGGTTTTTTAGTCATTATGTAGCTATTTAAAAATAAGAGTTGTATTTTTACGTTTGCTAAAATACGTAAATTAATGGTGTAGCCATTCCTTTAAATGTTACTTAAAATTAAACAGTAGCGCACTTTTGGCACAGTTTTTTATGTAAAGTTAGTCTAAAATGAACGCTATTTTGAGCTATATGAAAAGAAATTATAAAGTATTGATTATTGTTACCGTACTTGCGGTAGCACTTTGGAGTTTTATACCCAAACAAGAAAAGGCATACGACCCAGAAAAGGATAGGATATTAATTGAGTTAATAACCTTTGTGGTAGAGAAAGGGCACTATAGTCCTGAAGAGATTGATGACGAATTCTCTAAAGGAGTATACAAAAACTACCTTGAGAGTATCGACCCATCAAAACGTTTCTTTATCCAGTCGGATATTGAGGAGTTTTCAAAATACGAAACACGCCTTGACGATATGATAAAAAGTAAAGACCTTACTTTTTTTGACCTTACCCATAATAGGCTTAAAGCCAGAATGAGCGAGGCAAAAGGGTTTTATGAAGAAATACTTGAAAAACCGTTTGATTTTACTGCCGATGAGCAGTTTAGTGTTGATTATGACAAACAACCTTATCCTGCAAACGATAATGCACTAAGAAAACGTTGGGAAAAGCAATTAAAACTATCAGTACTATCCTCTGTGGTAGACAAGCAAAAGCTACAAGAAAATCCGCCAGCAGATAAAGGTGATAAGAAAGCGGATACTAAAAAACCAGACGATGTTAAAAAAACATTTGCTGAGCTAGAAAAAGAAGCTAGAGAATCAAATCTTAAATCGTTAAATGATTACTTTGATTTTATTGAAGATTTAAAACGCGAAGAGTGGTTTACTATGTACCTTAACGCTATTGCAGAGCGTTTTGATCCGCATACGTTTTACCTTGCACCTAATGATAAGGAAAAGTTTGATACCAGTATGCGAGGCTCTTTGGAAGGTATTGGTGCTCGATTACTAAAGAAAAGCGACTACATAGAAATATCAGAATTAATACCTGGAGGTCCTGCTTGGAGAGGCAAAGAACTTGAGCCTGGCGATTTGATTATGAAGGTAGCACAAGGCGATGAAGACCCTATTGATATTGCAGGGATGCGTATTGACGATGTGGTGAAAAAAATAAAAGGACCTAAAGGTACAGAAGTACGCCTTACCGTTAAAAAAGTAGACGGAACGATAGATGTAATTTCGATAATACGCGAAGTAGTAGAGATAGAGGAAACCTATGCAAAATCGAGCATAGTTAAAAAAGATGGTAAACTATACGGTATAATCAACTTACCTAAATTCTATATTGATTTTGAAAATAAAGACAACCGTGATGCTGCCAAAGACGTTGCTGTTGAGGTGGCGCGACTGAAAGAAGAGGGTGTAGAAGGTATAATAATGGATTTAAGAAACAACGGAGGAGGTTCGTTACGAACAGTTGTGGATATTACAGGTTTATTCATAGAAAAAGGACCCGTAGTGCAAGTGCGTTCTCGCTCCAACGACGGCTCACCAAATGGCAGGGTTGAGGTATTAAGAGATAACGATGCAACAGTACAATGGGATGGACCGTTAGTAGTACTCGTAAACAACTTCTCGGCATCAGCCTCAGAAATATTTGCTGCTGCCATACAAGATTATAACAGGGGTATTATAATGGGAAGCCGCCATACGTACGGTAAAGGTACAGTACAAAATATTATTGACCTTAACCAGTTTGTACGAAGCAGCTCTATGGGCGACCTTGGCGCGCTTAAAACAACAACACAGAAATTTTACCGAATAAACGGAGGCTCTACACAGCGTGAGGGTGTGTATAGTGATATTGTAATGCCAGACCGTTTCTCGTATATTGATATGGGAGAGCGTGATATGGACTATGCAATGCCTTGGGATAAAATTGCTAAAGCAGATTACCGTACAGCAAACAATAATTTCTCAACTATAGTGTCCGAAAGTAAAAAACGAATGGCATCCAATCCGCAATTCCAGTTAGTAGATGAGAATGCAAAATGGATTAACGAGCAAAAAGATGATAATACCTATAGCCTAGAAATTGATAAATTTAAAGCAGAGCTAACTAAAAATGAGGCTATAACTAAAAAATTTAAGGCACTTAACGATTATAAAAATAACCTGAAGTTTGAGGCTTTAAAGCATGATAAAAAAATCTTTGAGAAAGACCCATCATTCGCAGAGAAAAAAGAGCGTTGGTACGAAAGTCTTTCTAAAGACATATATGTAGAAGAAGCAATTAATGTTCTTGATGATATGCAAGTAGAATCACCGCGTAAAAGCGAGGGCATTGCTAAAACAACAAAAACGATTAAAACCAGATAATTGAATGGATAAATCCAATCAATCGCTTACAGGCTTAGCGCTCCAAAAATTCAAAAAGAATTTTTGGGGCGTTTTAAGTTTTTGGTTTATCCTTATTCTCATTTTTGTAGCTCTGTTTGCTTACGTGCTAGCACCCGATAACACGAAAAACGCTAATTGGGGCGACCTTGCCATTGGCTCCAAATCGCCAGGTTTTACCGTTAAAATGCTTACACTACCACACAACAAACAACAATACACTACCACTTTTGCATCGTACTTTACAGGAAAAACTAACGTAGTACCCAAAGTGCCTATTTTAGATTATAGTATAGTAAACGATAGTATTACATACACCACTTATGCTGAAGATGCCACTATGGCGACTACAAAACGTATAGCACTTGCTAGTTATGGTAATAACGTTACTGTAACTACTATTGAACAAGATTACATCCGAAACCAAAAATTTATACTAGGTACTGATAGCCAAGGGCGCGATTTATTGAGCAGGCTTATTGTAGGCTCACGAGTATCTATAGCCATTGGTTTTGTAGCCGTATTTATATCACTTGTAGTGGGTATATTCTTCGGTGCAATAGCAGGATATTTTGGTGGTAAAGTAGATGCCTTTGTAATGTGGCTTGTAAACATAATATGGTCCATACCTACATTATTGCTTGTTATAGCCATTACATTAGCCTTGGGTAAAGGCTTTTGGCAGGTATTTATTGCCGTAGGGCTAACCATGTGGGTAGAGGTAGCCCGTGTAGTACGCGGGCAGGTAATGAGTTTAAAACAAATGCAATTTGTTACGGCAGCACGTGCCTTAGGGTATCGTGATGGCAGAATCATCTTTAAACACATATTGCCTAATAGTATGGCACCTGTAATTGTTATATCGGCAGCCAATTTTGCTTCTGCAATATTGGTAGAAAGCGGTCTTAGCTTTTTAGGCTTGGGTGCGCAACCTCCTGTGCCCAGTTGGGGCGGTATGATTAAAGACCATTACAATTATATTATTTTAGGGAAACCTTACTTAGCACTTGCGCCTGGTATTGCCATGTTGTTATTGGTACTTGCTTTTATGATGATGGGCAATGCGCTACGCGATTCACTCGATGTAAAAACAGAGTAGTTACTGTATTTATTTTACCACTCGTTTATTCTATTTGCATCAAGCTTTATAAAAATAAAAAGCAGTATGGTAAATGCAAATAAACTCGACCCACCGTACGAGAAAAAGGGTAGCGGTACACCAATAGTTGGGAAAAGGTTAATAAGCATAGCTATGTTTACAAAAAAGTGCATAAACAATATGGCTGCCACACAGTAACCGTAGGTTCGGCTAAAGCTCGATTTTTGGCGTTCGGCAATAAATAAAATTCGTAACAATAGCGTTACAAATAACACAATAATAAGTATAGCACCCAAAAAGCCCCATTCTTCGCCTACTGTAGTAAAAATATAATCGGTATGTTGTTCGGGTACAAATTTCCCTTTGGTTTGCGTGCCTTCTAGGTAGCCCTTACCCGTCCATCCGCCAGAGCCAATTGCAATTAACGATTGGTTAAGGTTATAGCCTTCTGCCTTATTATCTACCTCCTTACCAAATAATACGTTTATTCGGTCTTTCTGGTGCGACTCTAGTACGTTTTCATATACAAAATCTACCGAATAGGTAAACGCGGCTATTGCTGCAAATAGGGTTATATACAGTACAGGATTCTTTCTGGTACGCTTTTTCATGAAAAAGTGTAATGCCATTATTACCAGTACACCTGCTAGTATAAATTGCCATTTTGTGAGTAGTGCTCCTACAAATAGCACAATAGCTATAAATCCTGTCCATAAATACCAACTGGGCAAGCCCTCGCGGTATATGGCTATAATGAGTATCATAAAAATCATGGCACTTCCTGCATCAGGCTGCATTAATATTAATGCTACAGGGAAAAGTATAATACCAAAAGTAACCAGTTGGTGGTTAAAATTTTTGAGGTCTATTTGTATATCGCTCAGGTATTTTGCTACCATTAACGATGTGGTTATTTTAGCAAATTCCGAGGGTTGCAAGCCAAAACCACCAAACGAATACCAGTTGGTTTGCCCTTTTATGGTTTTACCGAATATAAAGAGCCCAGCAAGTAGTAGTATGGAAAATAAGTAGAAGATAAATGCATACTTTTCGTAAAACTTGGCATCTAACGTTAGTACCACTATAATTATAGGAATACTTATAATAATAAAAAATAGCTGTTTACCGTATATCTGGTTTAAATCCAGTAAAGATGTAGTTACTTCGGGTAACGATGCAGAGTATATAGTTATCCACCCCAGTCCTACTAATAGTATATATAGTAGTACCGTAAGCCAATCTATATTATCGCTTACCCCCTGATTTTTCATTTATTTATTAATTGTAAAAGGTTTTCCGCTTGTTACTTTAGCATATTCTTCTTTAAGTCCTTTAGTAAGCATTCTCACTTCAAGGTCTTTTCGGGTTATTTTTCCTTTTAAGTATTTTTCTATCATTAATGTAGCTATAGGTCCTGCCCATCGTGAGCCCCAATAACCATTTTCTACAAAAACGGCAATAGCAATTTTAGGGTCGTCTTTTGGCGCAAATGCTACAAATATAGAGTGGTCGGTAAGTTGTGTTTTTACACCATTTATTTTGGTAAAGTTTTCGGCAGTACCTGTTTTACCACAAATTTTAATATCTTTTACTTGTAGCAAACTTGCCGTACCTATGTTGTACACATCGTACATGCCCTCTATAATAGGGTCAAAATAATGTTTATCTATGGTAGTTTGGTGTTTTTTTGTAAACTTCTCATCTATTTCACCATCTTTAATTTCCTTAATAATATGAGGGGTATAGTAGTAGCCTTTATTTGCTATTGTTGCCATCATATTGGCCAATTGTATAGGTGTCATTAATATTTCGCCCTGCCCAATAGCGTTTGATATAATAGTCGAACTTCTCCAACCTCCGTTCGGGTAGTAGCGTTTGTAGTAATTTGCATCGGGTATAAGTCCTCTTCTTCCTGGCGGAAGGTCATACCCTAAAAAGTTGCCTAACCCAAAACTTTTCAAGTGCTTGCTCCATGCTTCTACGCCCAATTCGGGTTTGGTATATTTATCTATAGTAAGCCTAAACGTATTGGCAAAATAGGTATTACACGATTTGTATATCCCTGCGTGCAGCTTATTGCTCCCCGAGTCGTGGCATTTCATAAAAGCACCGCGCCCGTAGCTAAACCCATGCCGGCATGTAAAAGCAGTATTTTCGTCAATCACTTCTTCTTGCAAACCAATAAGCCCTGTTAATATTTTAAATGGCGAGCCTGGAGGGTATTCTGCCAATAAACCCCTATCGTATAGCGGTATGCCTAGTGTATCTTTTTCCAGTTTTTTGTAGTTGTTAGAGCGTTCTCTACCTACGAGTAACGAAGGGCTATAGGTTGGTGCGGTAACTAATGCCAGTATTTCTCCCGATTTGGGTTCTATAGCTACAATACCACCACGCTTTTCAAACATTAGTGCTTCGCCATATTGCTGTAGCTTACTATCTAACGTTAAGGTAATATCTTTACCTTGTATAGCGATAGTATCATAAATACCTCCTTTAAACGGACCTATTTCACGATTAAAACGGTCTTTTTGGATGTATTTTACGCCTTTTATGCCGCGCAGTTCTTTCTCGTATACTTGCTCTACTCCTTGGCGCCCAATCAAATCACCACTTTTGTAATAGGGCTGTTTTTTTATTGTCGCTTCACCTACCTGTCCAATATATCCAAAAACATTAGCCCCTGCATCAATCTGGTAATCTCTTAAGGAACGCTTTACAATATCGAACCCTTTAAACCGACGTATTTTTTCCTGAAAAGCAGCAAATTCTTTTTTGTTTAGCTGTGCTAAAAATACAGAGGGTAGGCGTGGGCTATATACCCTCGCCTTATTCACTTTATCAATATAATACTCTTTGGTAACGTTGAGTAATCGGCACACTTGTAGTGTATCTATATTATCACTCAACTCTTTAGGTGTAACCATAATATCATACGATGGTTGGTTGGCTACCATTAGGTTACCGTTTCTGTCGTATATATACCCTCTTTCAGGATATTCGTATTTAACTTTTATAGCATTATTTTCTGATTGTTTGATATACGAATCATCAATAATTTGCAAGTAGTATAATTTTGCCGATATGAGTAAAGCACCAACAATAATAAGTGCGGGTAATAATATCTTTCTCATCGTTTTGCAGGTTTAGTTAAATAAATAATGGTAATACATAGTATTAATGTAAACGCTGCGGATAGTACCGACCGTAATAAAATATCGAGTACTAGGCTGAACCTAAATATTTCTAAAATATATAAAATTAAATGATGTAGTATAACAGATATAAGTATAAACGAAAAACGCTCTGATGATAGTTTGTCGTTTATTCGGATGGTTTGGTACTCGTAACTTATTCCAAAGGAGAATTTAAATATGGTAGGGCGCATATAGGCAAGCGTAACACTTGCTGCGGCATGTACCCCGCCAGAATTGAGAAACATATCGATACCAAGTCCTAACAAAAAACTTGAAAACACGAGTAAAGCCCTGCTACCGTTTACGGGGTATAATAGTATAAAAAGTATATAGGGGTAGGGGTTAACAAACCCAAAAAGGTTAATACGGTTAAATACAATTACTTGTAAAATAAGTAAAACAATAAAGCGGACACTATTTGTTACTACATCCCTATTCATTTCCCGTTTCTGCTTCCAGTTGTATTATCTCATTCCTATCTTCATTCCCAATTACGTACACATGCCCCAAGTTAGTCATGTCGTTAAACAGCCTTACATTAAGGGTATAGTAGTTGGTGCGGTTGTCAGTAAAAATTTGCTCTACCGTGCCTACAGGTATATTTTCTGGGAATATATCCGACCGACCTCCTGTTACAATAGTATCGCCTTTGGCTACAGCGGCTAGTTTTGGTACATCTATAAGTTGGGTGTAACCTGCATTTTTAGCATCCCAAACTAAAAAACCGTAATGCCCACTCTTTTTAATTTTAGCAGCCAGTTTAAATTTTAAGTTAAGTACGCTTATAGCAGTAGCATAGTTAGGCGATACATTTTCTATAATGCCTACTACCCCAAAATTACTAACTACACCCATATCGGGCTTTACACCATCGTTTGTACCGCTATTAAGGGTAATGTAGTTTTTGTGTTTGCTGTACGAATTGCCTATTACTTTAGAGGGAATAACATCAAAATTACCAATGGCAGTGGGTAATGCTGCTATTGGTGTGCTTGTACTATCAGGCGTATTAAATAATAATTTTTTTAATCGCGCATTTTCATTAGCCAGTTTTTCGTTTTCCTTCCGTAAGTCCAAATACTTTTCTGCGTTGTACACTTGCTGAAAGGTGTAACCACTAATAGCGTTTGCCGATGAAATGGTCATGCTTTTATGATACGAGTGTGATTGTATCGTAAGGGTTAACGATATGCCCAAAAGCAGCAAAAACAGTAGTAGAATACTGTTTTTAAATATAAAATTTACTATTTGCTGCATTGATTAGTTCTTTATTTTATGAGTATACTTTTAAATTTTTGTATGTTTTTAAGTGCCATTCCTGTTCCTCTTACTACTGCCCTAAGCGGATCTTCGGCAATGTAAACAGGTAAATCTGTCTTTTGCGATATTCGTTTATCCAAGCCTCTTAACATCGATCCTCCACCAGCAAGGTAAATACCTGTGTTATAAATATCGGCTGCTAGCTCGGGTGGGGTTTGCGATAATGTTTCCATAACAGCATCCTCTATACGTTGTATCGATTTATCTAATGCCTTTGCAATTTCACGATACGATACGTCTACCTGCTTTGGTTTACCTGTAAGTAAGTCGCGCCCTTGTACCGACATATCTTCGGGTGGTGTTTCTAAATCTTCCAGAGCAGCACCTATTTGTATTTTTATTTTCTCGGCAGTACTCTCACCAACAAAAAGGTTGTGCTGCGTACGCATGTAGTATACAATATCGTTGGTAAATACATCACCAGCAATTTTTACCGATTTATCGCATACAATACCGCCTAGTGCTATAACAGCAATTTCGGTAGTACCACCACCTATATCTACAATCATGTTACCTTTAGGTTGCATAATATCTACGCCAATACCTATTGCTGCTGCCATAGGCTCGTGGATGAGGTATACCTCTTTACCATTTACGCGCTCTGCCGATTCTTTTACGGCACGCATCTCCACTTCTGTAATACCCGATGGTATACAAATTACCATACGGAGTGCAGGTTTAAAAAGCTTCTTTTTTAATGCAGGGATACTTTTAATAAAAAGACTTATCATTTTTTCCGATGCATCAAAATCGGCAATTACCCCATCTTTAAGTGGGC
The Flavobacterium litorale genome window above contains:
- a CDS encoding ComEC/Rec2 family competence protein; this encodes MTILKYPIIPITIIAAIGIALGSNNSIQPITASAIMAVAFAALVMAYRFSLKELLPKPYFTISVGIAALVLGIWVASLHYAPNHNAHYTRMIDDSEKPTIKGYISERIKPNNFSEKYYLKVQAVNGQYATGKILVTASKKKFPELLNAGDIIVIYDSPQPITKAGNPYQFDYAAYMERQNIFHQIKLKSNHIKAGQLKNTDYYIECFRNDLISSFNQHNYSPKVMNVIKALLLGQRQDMDKDINQDYIDAGVIHILAISGLHIAILFYIINLILKPLTRFRKKGRLIQLLLILAFLWSFAIVAGLSASVVRAVVMFSFVSIGLYFNRNANTFNSIAVSMLVLLLAKPSFLFDVGFQLSYAAVFSIVWLQPLYRKIKISKYKVVNYFADVVVISLVAQLGVLPLTLYYFGQFPALFPIANIVAIPAVTVVLVMGIVVVIINYIYSNLALLVGKVLAFLIECMNGFIGWIASFKGLVIKDISFTLPLTASLYGIIIAAVLWGFQKKYKRTVALLCAIILFQSIYIVTKWQRTNSNEFVVFNNWANSLIAYKQSGITYFYSNDSIALENWNLKAYAKGNFADSVTVLPLQHTFWYKQKRILVVDSLKIYETGINPDIVVLRQSTGVNLQRLIETTKPKVIVADATNYQGSINRWKATCNKNKIPFHATAEKGSYILK
- a CDS encoding C40 family peptidase; its protein translation is MKILLSISFLALLLVSWKSSAQITTSKQEAIDKGLYSYTEHDNGALTEVLDELSGDLTDTPTEGTSGNTATVKQYIGLITDPEPDPDFIPAPDESYLIKQLVYSALEFEGAKYRRGGTTQNGVDCSGMIYTTFNTFNIVLPRTSREMARMGEKVKLKKVKKGDLLFFDNRTSRKNINHVGLVIEVTPDGEIKFLHATLHLGVTVSSMNEAYYKRNFVQANRIIAD
- the lpxB gene encoding lipid-A-disaccharide synthase; the protein is MKYYIIAGEASGDLHGANLMKELYKQDNQAEIRFWGGDLMEQVGGTLVKHYRDLAFMGFVEVLQNLKTILNNITFCKEDITAFNPDVIVFIDYPGFNMRIAKWARKQGLKTHYYISPQIWAWKENRIKAIKRDVDKMYIILPFEKDFYEKKHQFPVEFVGHPLIDAIQNRPTTDNEAFRKEHNLDDRPVIALLPGSRKQEISVMLSVMLSVVDDFPNYQFVIAGAPSQEYNFYEQFLNKRSIHFVSNKTYDLLSIAHAALVTSGTATLETALFKVPEVVCYKGNWISYQIAKRIITLKYISLVNLIMDKEVVKELIQGDFNKKNIKAELQKILDTPHREKLLADYNALEQKLGGAGASANTAKLIIEHVK
- a CDS encoding lipocalin family protein, encoding MKKLMILAAAALLTVSCSDDDGDSTGNVSVNGTWNLTAFTTNEAADINNDGTASTNFIAESGCYGNSSIVFANENSAIFNLEELDIELDLVIGTEDSYEYSIDCIGAEPEVGMYTVSDNSVSVVFDYGDGETETAIFARSGNTLTVTIPELVDVPVEDNGDITYSFVGATLVFTKQ
- the surE gene encoding 5'/3'-nucleotidase SurE, with the translated sequence MMTKKPLILVTNDDGITAPGIRTLIAVMQEIGDVVVVAPDSPQSATGHSITINNTLFVNKITKDGDATQEYSCSGTPVDSVKVAVHEILKRKPDLCVSGINHGSNSSINVIYSGTMSAAVEAGMEGIPAIGFSLCDYDWNADFEPTKTFVKQIAQEVLKNGLPDGVILNVNLPKLTAAKIKGIKVCRQAKASWQEQFDKRTNPQGRDYYWLSGEFVNMDNGEDTDEWALANGYVSIVPVQYDLTAYHAMQKINNWNF